The DNA window AACGGACACCCGAACTTCGTCGTTCTGTTCCTGCTGCCCGTCATTGCGTCGTTGGTCGTCAGCATCGCGCGTACAGGTCCGACGACCAAGAAGACCATTGCACTCGGTCTCGTCGTCGCGCTGCAGATCATGCTCGGCGAGGAACCACTGCTGATTTTCGCGATCGCCTTCGGACTGTTCGCGCTTGTCTACTACGCCGGCCGACCGCGGAGCTTCTGGCCCGCCGTCAAGAACTCCTGGAAGAGTCTCTCGATAGCCGCCGTTCTGGCGCTGGCACTCGTCGCCTTCCCGCTGTATTGGCAGTTCTTCGGGCCGCAAAGCTATTCGTTCCTCGAACACGGCGCAATGGGTAACGACGCCAAAGCACTCACTCAGTTCCCGACGCAGTCGGTCGGCGGGGTCACGACGCCCGGTCAGAACGTTCGCATCAACGCCACCGAGGAGAATGCGTACTTCGGGTGGCCACTCCTCGTGCTCGCGCTCGTGGCAGCTGTGTGGCTCTGGCGCGTGGCGTGCGCGCGAGCCGCCGCAGCAACAGCCGCCGCCGTCATCGTTGTCTCGCTCGGATCCGAGCTGATCATCGGCAAGAAGAACACCGAGATCGAACTGCCCTGGCAATGGCTCGCCGACACGCCACTCGTCGAGTCGGTCCTGGAAACGCGTTTCGCGCTCGCCGCAGTGCCCGCACTTGCCCTACTGCTGGTGCTGGCGACAGACGCAGCGTTCAAGCGCGGGCTGCGACCGATCCCGGCAGCGTGGTCCATCGCGTTGGCCTTGGCGCTCGTCCCGCTGCTTCCGACACCGCTGCAGGCAGTGGAAAGAACCGCGACGCCGCAGTTCTTCGCGAGCGGTGACTGGAAGAACTATGTCGACGACGGCTCGGTCGTGACTGTCCCGTTGCCGCGTCCAGAGGATGCGAGGCCGCTGCGATGGCAGATCGAGGCCAATATGAGCTTCCCACTCGCAGGCGGCTACTTCGTAGGGCCTAGCGACACCGAGGAAAGAACAGCCAAGTACGGCGCCGTGGACCGCCCGACCGCATTGCTGCTCGGATCCGTCCGCAACTCGGGAACAGTTCCCGAGATCACCACCGAGCAACAGGCCGACGCTCGCGCCGATCTCCAGTTCTGGTCTGCCGACGTCGTAGTGCTGCAGCCGGGCCGCAACAGCGTCGCACTGCGCAACACGGTCAACGCCCTGCTCGGCTTCGACGCCGAATACCACGACGGCGTCTGGATCTGGGACGTGCGCTCCCTCGTTCCCTAACTCCCTCGGACAAGCTCCCACTCCCGCCTCCCCTAACATGATCGGGTGCGTTCCAAACCCGAGTTGACGACTGCTCGCATCGGTACAGCCAAGACAGTTGCCTTTCTCACCGGGTTGATCGGGGTGATCCTTGCCCTCGCGACGCCGCTTCTTCCCGTCGAGGAATCGACCGCGACCATCTCATGGCCGTCGGAGAGCTTCGGCAGCGTCGAGTCTCCGTTGGTGTCCTACACGCCGCTGAACCTCGAGGCGT is part of the Rhodococcus sovatensis genome and encodes:
- a CDS encoding glycosyl transferase, with protein sequence MITTDQTILEQPGTAPSSKIGSVAARVRGVNRADVAAASAFTVVALFVLQGQWRNLSNGYLYNSGQDQAMWEWFFAVAAHSVVHLENPLWSDLQNYPLGVNLMANTAMFGLSIPLAPVTLLFGPTVTWAIALTIGLAGTAYAWYWLFSRTVGASRGASALGGALCGFAPGMISHANGHPNFVVLFLLPVIASLVVSIARTGPTTKKTIALGLVVALQIMLGEEPLLIFAIAFGLFALVYYAGRPRSFWPAVKNSWKSLSIAAVLALALVAFPLYWQFFGPQSYSFLEHGAMGNDAKALTQFPTQSVGGVTTPGQNVRINATEENAYFGWPLLVLALVAAVWLWRVACARAAAATAAAVIVVSLGSELIIGKKNTEIELPWQWLADTPLVESVLETRFALAAVPALALLLVLATDAAFKRGLRPIPAAWSIALALALVPLLPTPLQAVERTATPQFFASGDWKNYVDDGSVVTVPLPRPEDARPLRWQIEANMSFPLAGGYFVGPSDTEERTAKYGAVDRPTALLLGSVRNSGTVPEITTEQQADARADLQFWSADVVVLQPGRNSVALRNTVNALLGFDAEYHDGVWIWDVRSLVP